In Microbacterium cremeum, a genomic segment contains:
- a CDS encoding DUF2306 domain-containing protein, whose product MTSSAPPRSRREWLAPAGLIALSLVPMIAGASRLTQLSTGAAVTAENARFFDSPLPVIAHIVGSSVYLLLGALQFAPSLRRRRWHRIVGRVLVPAGLVSALSGMWMAVAYDLPAHSGLALMLMRLVLGTVMAAGIVLAFVAILRRDVPTHSAWMTRAYAIGLGAGTQVFTLAPWVALAGPPDELANTVLMGLGWAINLAVAEVVIRRRARRSRRRTRTPQPRTAPAGTHLS is encoded by the coding sequence ATGACCTCCTCCGCGCCCCCACGCTCCCGCCGCGAATGGCTCGCCCCCGCGGGGCTCATCGCGCTCTCGCTCGTGCCGATGATCGCGGGCGCCTCGCGCCTGACACAGCTGTCGACGGGCGCTGCGGTGACCGCAGAGAACGCGCGCTTCTTCGACTCGCCCCTCCCGGTGATCGCGCACATCGTCGGATCCTCGGTTTATCTGCTGCTCGGGGCCCTCCAGTTCGCGCCGTCGCTGCGCCGGCGGCGCTGGCACCGGATCGTGGGGCGCGTGCTCGTGCCGGCGGGACTCGTCTCCGCCCTGTCGGGCATGTGGATGGCGGTCGCGTACGACCTTCCCGCCCACAGCGGCCTCGCGCTCATGCTCATGCGCCTCGTCCTCGGCACCGTGATGGCGGCCGGCATCGTCTTGGCGTTCGTCGCGATCCTGCGACGGGATGTGCCGACCCACAGCGCGTGGATGACCCGCGCCTACGCGATCGGGCTGGGCGCCGGAACCCAGGTGTTCACGCTGGCACCCTGGGTCGCACTGGCCGGGCCGCCGGACGAGCTCGCGAACACCGTGCTGATGGGACTCGGGTGGGCGATCAATCTCGCCGTGGCCGAGGTCGTGATCCGCCGGCGAGCCCGGCGGTCGCGCCGGCGTACGCGTACGCCGCAGCCGCGCACGGCTCCCGCCGGCACCCACCTATCATGA
- a CDS encoding sensor histidine kinase: MTSPVRALWNTPAAVPAPPARVWRDWVLVGVLGPLIVVEAAARPEVPGRWIWAAVLVALLPTLLWRRTRPFTMLAIAFAATSVVGLFAGADPQLYTTAYVIVLLYAVMRWGSGRAMVGGGLVVTGGWLVSVLRPTTPGDVVGSLAVIVSTCSIAAALRWRAAVRARELDRVRLLERAELARELHDTVAHHVSAIAIQAQAGTVLGADDPDAATAALRVIEDEAARTLSEMRSMVRVLRQAGDADLEPSPGIAELDRLTAAGPPAVQVTVTGSAGALPSPLGTTVFRIAQEAVTNARRHARHATLVDVTVGIAPDRVRLEVRDDGEAAASVRPGFGITGMIERATMLGGACTAGPAPDGGWVVAAELPTSGARA; encoded by the coding sequence ATGACGAGCCCCGTGCGGGCGCTGTGGAACACTCCCGCCGCCGTGCCCGCGCCGCCCGCTCGGGTGTGGCGCGACTGGGTGCTGGTCGGGGTGCTCGGGCCGCTCATCGTCGTCGAGGCCGCGGCGCGCCCCGAGGTGCCGGGGCGCTGGATCTGGGCCGCCGTGCTCGTGGCGTTGCTGCCGACGCTGCTGTGGCGGCGCACCCGGCCATTCACGATGCTCGCGATCGCGTTCGCCGCGACCTCGGTGGTGGGCCTGTTCGCGGGCGCCGACCCGCAGCTCTACACGACCGCGTACGTGATCGTGCTGCTGTACGCCGTGATGCGGTGGGGCAGCGGCCGCGCCATGGTCGGGGGCGGGCTGGTCGTGACGGGCGGCTGGCTGGTGTCTGTGCTCCGCCCGACCACGCCGGGGGATGTCGTCGGCAGCCTCGCTGTCATCGTCAGCACGTGCAGCATCGCCGCGGCACTCCGCTGGCGCGCGGCCGTGCGTGCACGAGAGCTCGACCGCGTCCGGCTGCTCGAGCGCGCGGAGCTCGCGCGTGAGCTCCACGACACGGTGGCACACCATGTGTCGGCGATCGCCATCCAGGCGCAGGCGGGCACGGTGCTCGGAGCGGACGATCCGGATGCCGCAACCGCGGCCCTGCGCGTGATCGAGGACGAAGCGGCTCGCACCCTGTCCGAGATGCGGTCGATGGTGCGCGTGCTGCGTCAGGCCGGCGACGCAGACCTCGAACCGTCACCCGGTATCGCGGAACTCGATCGGCTGACCGCCGCCGGGCCCCCTGCCGTGCAGGTGACGGTGACCGGAAGTGCTGGCGCGCTGCCTTCTCCGCTCGGCACCACGGTCTTCCGCATCGCCCAGGAGGCGGTCACGAACGCGCGACGCCACGCCCGGCATGCCACGCTGGTCGATGTGACCGTCGGCATCGCCCCTGACCGGGTACGGCTCGAGGTGCGCGACGACGGCGAGGCCGCGGCATCCGTTCGTCCCGGCTTCGGCATCACCGGCATGATCGAGCGCGCGACGATGCTCGGCGGCGCGTGCACGGCGGGCCCGGCGCCGGACGGCGGCTGGGTGGTCGCTGCCGAACTGCCGACGTCAGGGGCACGGGCATGA
- a CDS encoding glycoside hydrolase family 9 protein — protein sequence MSRRRASAMWRGVAVVTAAVLGGTVIAAPPAAAATIEQVAVSQGGYSAGGYKVGFAVADGAMPGATSCRVLQGETVVLPSCTLLDRGMTWGDRVYQVDFSAFDDVGTDFALEIGGVRSSRFAIEENVWAGYLDEMTAFYRLQRSGVDTEDAYPAGYSSIAPSDKVFHAAGHLDDAASEDGTQHYDLTGGWYDAGDYGIYGGNQWVAGNIAITYLRYGDTPEVAFDGDSNGVPDLVDEAWFGSEYLLRMLDAFGGPFWDVKGSGGFQHPEDHTDGVIGTADDRRISGMGVGGSAKAAGSLAATARAIRAAIDSGDIAAGDATAWEALAAEAEDGAVAFYDYADTHRGDPLGGYSTTRGGISNSLLYAEVQLHLLTGDAAYRTSAEATIAATPFTILSNTNYWDMGPLSMAELYPAATATGKTNIQRYLKKQLDYVLSSTDDTPYGVINQFKNFGVNEPHVSYMADTLRYWELFGDQRALRAVQKGMYWVFGNNPWGTSWVSGVGEKHTMFLHTRLDEQAQTPGGTGVVLPGALVSGPNVKDPLDATSASPWYEDRPGSADVGQQWRYNEYSVSIQSGLFSAMFGLTAAGDAPWSTGTPPTALTIGSPQIGQYVTDEVTVFAQSGSSLTGHALGPDWTPMTSSAGVSTGVVDVSGLAPYTNARIDVRGTQASGAHSYSSAHYTVAPPLPTPDAPLLYDGFGRDGLFGVQGYTWANWYNNHAGVGQVTNTTVDGRTAGRFFQNPATAMSQAKFQPWHHSVDADGYRYLSVTMRSPSSNLRLRIEVSDGDSNHRVTGTTPIAISNDWTTYDFDLAAFPGLDRSQAKIVFWLQQTADTDGELFVDAVEFTNDAAGTAPVLSDVSHTAGSLTPSTPVTVEATYTDADGAAPFAVELVVDGVIHRMSPVDPGDTDVTDGAQYAVAVSLVKGVHSYFVRTTDTTSAVVETPVVTGVAVG from the coding sequence ATGTCCCGACGACGAGCGAGCGCGATGTGGAGAGGGGTGGCGGTCGTCACGGCTGCCGTGCTGGGCGGGACGGTGATCGCAGCGCCGCCCGCCGCTGCCGCCACGATCGAACAGGTCGCGGTGAGCCAGGGCGGCTACAGCGCCGGCGGCTACAAGGTCGGCTTCGCTGTCGCCGACGGTGCCATGCCAGGCGCGACGAGCTGCCGCGTCCTGCAGGGTGAGACCGTCGTGCTTCCGTCGTGCACGCTTCTGGATCGCGGCATGACCTGGGGCGACCGCGTGTACCAGGTCGACTTCAGCGCCTTCGACGACGTCGGGACCGACTTCGCGCTCGAGATCGGGGGCGTTCGTTCCTCCCGCTTCGCGATCGAGGAGAACGTATGGGCGGGCTACCTCGACGAGATGACGGCGTTCTACCGGCTGCAGCGCTCGGGCGTGGATACCGAGGACGCCTACCCTGCGGGCTACAGCAGCATCGCCCCCTCGGACAAGGTCTTCCATGCAGCCGGTCACCTCGACGACGCCGCATCCGAGGACGGCACGCAGCACTACGACCTCACGGGCGGCTGGTACGACGCCGGCGACTACGGCATCTACGGCGGCAACCAGTGGGTCGCGGGCAACATCGCTATCACCTACCTGCGCTACGGCGACACCCCCGAGGTCGCTTTTGACGGAGACTCGAACGGCGTGCCGGACCTCGTCGACGAGGCCTGGTTCGGCAGCGAGTATCTGCTCCGGATGCTCGACGCGTTCGGCGGCCCGTTCTGGGATGTCAAGGGCAGCGGCGGGTTCCAGCATCCCGAGGACCACACCGACGGAGTGATCGGCACGGCCGACGACCGGCGCATCTCGGGCATGGGCGTCGGCGGTTCGGCCAAGGCGGCAGGCTCGCTCGCCGCCACCGCGCGGGCGATCAGAGCCGCGATCGACAGCGGCGACATCGCCGCCGGGGACGCCACGGCGTGGGAGGCGCTGGCGGCGGAGGCCGAGGACGGCGCGGTCGCGTTCTACGACTACGCGGACACGCACCGCGGAGACCCGCTCGGCGGGTACTCGACCACGCGTGGCGGCATCTCGAACTCGCTCCTCTACGCCGAAGTGCAACTGCACCTTCTGACGGGTGACGCGGCGTATCGCACGTCGGCTGAGGCGACGATCGCGGCGACGCCGTTCACGATCCTGTCCAACACGAACTACTGGGACATGGGGCCGTTGTCGATGGCGGAGCTGTATCCGGCGGCGACCGCGACCGGCAAGACCAATATCCAGCGCTACCTCAAGAAGCAGCTGGACTACGTTCTCTCGTCCACCGACGACACCCCGTACGGCGTGATCAACCAGTTCAAGAACTTCGGCGTGAACGAGCCGCACGTCTCCTACATGGCCGACACGCTGCGTTACTGGGAGCTGTTCGGCGACCAGCGTGCGCTGCGAGCCGTGCAGAAGGGGATGTACTGGGTGTTCGGGAACAACCCCTGGGGAACGAGCTGGGTCTCGGGTGTGGGCGAGAAGCACACGATGTTCCTGCACACCAGGCTCGACGAGCAGGCGCAGACCCCGGGCGGAACGGGAGTCGTCCTTCCTGGAGCGCTCGTGTCGGGCCCGAACGTGAAGGACCCGCTCGATGCGACCAGCGCGAGCCCCTGGTACGAAGATCGCCCCGGCTCCGCCGACGTCGGCCAGCAGTGGCGGTACAACGAGTACAGCGTCAGCATCCAGTCGGGGCTGTTCTCCGCCATGTTCGGACTCACCGCCGCTGGCGATGCGCCCTGGTCGACCGGAACGCCGCCGACAGCGCTGACGATCGGATCGCCGCAGATCGGTCAGTACGTCACCGACGAGGTGACGGTGTTCGCCCAGAGCGGCTCATCGCTCACGGGACACGCGCTCGGACCGGACTGGACGCCGATGACTTCATCCGCCGGTGTCTCCACCGGAGTGGTCGATGTGAGCGGGCTCGCGCCGTACACGAATGCCCGCATCGACGTGCGCGGCACGCAGGCGAGCGGAGCGCACAGCTACAGCTCCGCCCACTACACGGTCGCGCCGCCTCTGCCGACACCCGACGCTCCGCTGCTCTACGACGGGTTCGGCCGTGACGGTCTGTTCGGCGTGCAGGGCTACACGTGGGCCAACTGGTACAACAACCACGCGGGCGTGGGGCAGGTGACCAACACCACCGTCGACGGGCGCACTGCGGGCCGGTTCTTCCAGAATCCCGCCACCGCGATGTCGCAGGCGAAGTTTCAGCCGTGGCATCACTCGGTGGATGCCGACGGGTACCGCTATCTATCGGTGACCATGCGCAGTCCGTCGTCGAATCTCCGCTTGCGGATCGAGGTGTCGGACGGAGACTCGAACCACCGTGTGACCGGGACGACGCCGATCGCGATCTCGAACGACTGGACGACGTACGACTTCGATCTCGCGGCGTTCCCCGGATTGGATCGCTCGCAGGCCAAGATCGTGTTCTGGTTGCAGCAGACGGCCGACACCGACGGCGAGCTGTTCGTCGACGCCGTGGAGTTCACGAACGACGCCGCCGGTACCGCGCCCGTCCTCTCGGACGTGAGTCACACGGCGGGCTCGTTGACGCCGTCCACGCCGGTGACGGTCGAGGCGACGTACACCGACGCCGACGGAGCGGCTCCGTTCGCGGTCGAACTCGTCGTCGACGGCGTGATCCACCGGATGTCGCCCGTCGACCCCGGCGACACCGACGTGACCGACGGCGCGCAGTACGCCGTCGCCGTTTCACTCGTGAAGGGAGTGCACAGCTACTTCGTGCGCACCACCGACACGACCTCCGCAGTCGTCGAGACTCCAGTGGTGACCGGCGTCGCCGTGGGCTGA
- a CDS encoding substrate-binding domain-containing protein has translation MLAAFGATVIDTVRRPMMGSPAQPKEGNMLAAERRALILDRAQHDGAVRIASLVNDIGVSHVTIRRDLDALVAERILDKVRGGAVLRGDHAPRQARETFTGTIGVVVPTSYYYRYVVEGIDDALALGGDMKLVISEYDLEEEYRLVDELVREGVDGLLWVPTVSEREAPAEFRETVERLQVPVVFVEREMPGGGLGSVSSVRSAHERGALGALSHLHDLGHRRLVMVSRGSSQSSEFVRRGWRDAMGRLGMDEESVILGPDELGAGPRWERGSADVVLDTVERIGATALFCHGDENSLFGLLQSARPRGLAVPERLSIVAYDDDVSAHADPPISAVAPDRRRVGALATRLLIDLIREPSAEPPLQIQVEPRLVLRASTAQAS, from the coding sequence ATGTTGGCCGCTTTTGGCGCAACGGTGATCGATACCGTTCGCCGCCCTATGATGGGGTCACCGGCTCAGCCCAAGGAGGGGAATATGCTCGCAGCCGAGCGACGGGCACTGATCCTCGATCGCGCTCAGCATGATGGCGCCGTGCGCATCGCCTCTCTGGTGAATGACATCGGCGTCTCCCATGTCACTATCCGTCGTGACCTCGACGCGCTCGTCGCCGAGCGGATCCTCGACAAGGTGCGCGGCGGGGCCGTCCTCCGCGGCGACCATGCTCCCCGCCAGGCTCGTGAGACCTTCACCGGCACGATCGGCGTCGTCGTCCCGACCTCGTACTACTACCGCTACGTCGTCGAGGGGATCGACGATGCCCTCGCCCTCGGCGGCGACATGAAGCTCGTGATCTCCGAGTACGACCTCGAGGAGGAGTACCGGCTCGTCGACGAACTCGTCCGCGAGGGCGTCGACGGACTCCTCTGGGTTCCCACGGTGTCGGAGCGCGAGGCGCCCGCCGAGTTCCGCGAGACCGTCGAACGGCTGCAGGTGCCGGTGGTTTTCGTCGAGCGCGAGATGCCCGGCGGCGGGCTGGGCTCGGTCTCGTCCGTGCGCTCGGCCCATGAGCGGGGAGCGCTCGGTGCGCTGAGCCATCTCCACGATCTCGGTCATCGCCGCCTGGTCATGGTGAGCCGCGGAAGCTCGCAGAGCTCGGAATTCGTACGACGGGGATGGCGCGACGCGATGGGCCGACTCGGCATGGACGAGGAGAGCGTCATCCTCGGGCCGGACGAACTCGGCGCCGGCCCCCGGTGGGAGCGCGGGAGCGCCGACGTCGTGCTCGACACCGTCGAGCGCATCGGGGCCACGGCCCTGTTCTGCCACGGCGACGAGAACTCCCTGTTCGGCCTCCTGCAGAGCGCACGCCCCCGCGGCCTCGCGGTGCCCGAGCGACTCTCGATCGTGGCCTATGACGATGACGTGTCGGCACACGCCGACCCGCCGATCTCGGCCGTCGCTCCTGACCGCCGACGCGTGGGCGCTCTCGCGACGCGACTGCTGATCGATCTCATCCGGGAGCCGAGCGCCGAGCCTCCGCTCCAAATCCAAGTCGAGCCCCGCCTCGTCTTGCGCGCATCGACCGCTCAGGCGTCGTAA